The Panacibacter microcysteis genome includes a window with the following:
- a CDS encoding tryptophan 2,3-dioxygenase, which produces MKSTNVYYQDYLQLQHILNSQHPESFKDGNKPAHDEMLFIVIHQAYELWFKQILFEVNSAVDIMSQENINDNTPQLQTVVHRLNRVITILKVLVHQIDVMETMTPMDFLEFRDMLRPASGFQSWQFKTLEARLGLQFEERHGKEYYTSQLKQPEVATIKHAEHEKSLLYVVNKWLERMPYFNNTSNWEDFETEARDVHIHPYWSTYRSRYANSLAEAERNNLTIFNEIFIEGKHDGQLTATAKRAALFIMLYRGYPILHLPFELLNNLLEIDEQMSTWRYRHMNMVHRMIGTRIGTGGSTGKDYLKAALDKHYIFKEIAQLTSFLIERSRLPVLPDSLIHHLSFNA; this is translated from the coding sequence ATGAAAAGTACAAATGTCTATTACCAGGATTACCTTCAGCTACAGCACATATTAAACAGCCAGCACCCCGAGAGCTTTAAAGACGGCAATAAGCCGGCACACGATGAAATGTTGTTTATTGTAATTCACCAGGCGTACGAATTATGGTTTAAGCAAATCCTGTTTGAGGTAAACAGTGCCGTTGATATAATGAGCCAGGAAAACATCAATGACAATACGCCGCAACTGCAAACAGTGGTACACAGGTTAAACCGCGTAATAACAATTCTTAAAGTGCTGGTACACCAGATAGATGTTATGGAAACCATGACACCCATGGATTTCCTCGAGTTCAGGGATATGCTGCGCCCCGCATCCGGCTTTCAGAGCTGGCAGTTTAAAACGCTGGAAGCAAGGCTGGGCCTGCAGTTTGAAGAAAGACACGGGAAAGAATATTACACCTCCCAGCTAAAGCAACCCGAAGTAGCAACCATCAAACATGCAGAGCACGAAAAGTCTTTGCTGTATGTAGTGAATAAGTGGCTTGAGCGAATGCCGTACTTCAATAACACATCCAACTGGGAAGACTTTGAAACCGAGGCCAGGGATGTACACATACACCCTTACTGGAGCACCTACAGAAGCCGTTATGCAAACAGCCTTGCAGAGGCAGAGCGTAACAATCTAACGATCTTCAACGAAATTTTTATTGAAGGTAAACACGATGGCCAGCTTACCGCAACAGCAAAAAGAGCTGCGTTGTTTATTATGTTATACCGCGGCTATCCAATACTGCATTTACCGTTTGAGCTGCTGAATAACCTGCTGGAAATAGATGAACAAATGAGCACCTGGCGGTACAGGCACATGAATATGGTACACCGCATGATCGGTACCCGTATAGGAACGGGCGGAAGTACAGGTAAAGATTACCTGAAAGCCGCGCTGGATAAGCATTACATATTCAAAGAGATAGCGCAGCTAACAAGCTTTTTAATTGAAAGAAGCAGGCTGCCCGTGCTTCCGGATTCACTGATACATCATTTAAGTTTTAATGCGTAA